From Bombus huntii isolate Logan2020A chromosome 4, iyBomHunt1.1, whole genome shotgun sequence, one genomic window encodes:
- the LOC126864517 gene encoding uncharacterized protein LOC126864517 isoform X2, translating into MEPLFQLNIENIDILLVNTKERLMLHDEYSQITCIERISNLFKSGGAANTEAALSKLIKFDILSTIFELLQTSSDRLLPCILNFLDLVIVYRKFYESHVATDAMDSILKVTVCVAKSRCKETELLEKLISIIYDILHRAVEFHVNFDIVCVPRQVLMLLKSLILEDSWNQKIKFSSVTLLNLVLENVNAEDEWDDGVYELCHKALNLMKEIVEYSDDDVSISFAADALCAVCASVTRLCVAEDDSQGSFNKVSKLRATMLKTIRIMMMNTLVPYVKTAESNETDRVKFHRNLVTCLNNLYKLSSSCGRDNLSNHLTANGYLKYFLLLTTRLPEILRRSICLLLSRIVANLADKSMPIYQPINREISFEYLIHRGLVDLPKDTEQWENIMAHDRGNRAIALMTLVYYHFHGTRETYMICLKLLIARTVNLPKSEQTPAQILKVLWFLFAVASVSHPSPCSEQDYDRAAKRLATALQYSNLNDCYTHHIDLLNYCLNCPEFPKDLRNRAMDLWLVESDGDIKPLLTIDCGKVVQHYLMLVIQTGYSDKIINLAMKGIREMVRLDNAKEIAEIAWHMLPNLLSTYQPSKDEQVKAVLELSNVSIPDSLSWIIRIRCAESLIPIILRREADLKLRTLAILQSYALLVTSATIKPYTILEKYCTTPSFLEELLVQGFSLETPELSAVCLKLLAFIVHCQEKSSIQRDKPVTIDVQSLADLLLNTRRAVHSSINGMQLALELLTQNIDGSPVRLDEIPADRTEGVINLYETLHIVHERSDPTQRDIVYQCLQGVLKFCHKHTKLPMYHICTLMSNYDIVSSILQTRGVTYHFLDFVSTWLRYRRRYCTDEGPWNARSLCKTPFEETLDRIKSYVNTANDSRNDAAFYNLLYAISASLVLSGFPSCSQVDLPRQDATPYTPY; encoded by the exons ATGGAACCTCTATTCCAGTTAAACATTGAGAATATCGATATTTTGCTCGTGAACACGAAAGAGAGGTTAATGCTGCACGATGAATATTCTCAG ATCACATGTATCGAACGAATATCCAACTTATTCAAAAGTGGTGGCGCTGCGAACACAGAAGCGGCTCTTTCAAAGTTGATCAAGTTCGACATACTCTCAACTATATTCGAACTTCTACAAACTTCCAGTGATCGTCTACTTCC ATGTATTCTCAATTTTCTGGACTTGGTAATCGTATATCGAAAGTTTTACGAAAGTCACGTAGCCACAGACGCCATGGACTCCATCTTGAAAGTTACAGTTTGCGTCGCAAAGTCTCGTTGCAAAGAAACCGAACTATTAGAGAAGCTTATTTCAATCATTTACGATATACTTCACAG AGCGGTAGAATTTCACGTGAATTTCGACATTGTTTGTGTACCACGGCAAGTACTGATGCTCTTGAAATCTTTGATCTTGGAAGATTCTTGGAATCAAAAGATAAAGTTCTCATCTGTTACGCTATTAAATCTTGTTCTTGAAAACGTTAACGCTGAAGACGAATGGGATGATGGGGTATATGAACTGTGCCACAAAGCTCTCAATTTAATGAAAGAGATCGTCGAGTATAGCGACGACGACGTCTCGATTTCGTTTGCTGCGGATGCATTGTGTGCTGTTTGCGCCTCTGTCACACG ATTATGCGTCGCGGAAGACGATAGTCAAGGATCGTTCAATAAAGTTTCGAAACTTAGAGCAACGATGCTGAAGACGATTCGCATCATGATGATGAACACGTTGGTACCTTACGTTAAG ACCGCGGAGTCAAACGAAACAGACAGGGTCAAATTCCATAGGAACCTCGTGACTTGTCTGAACAACCTTTACAAGCTGAGCAGTAGCTGCGGCCGCGACAACTTGTCAAACCACTTGACCGCCAACGGATATCTCAAGTACTTCTTGCTGTTAACTACCAGACTTCC AGAAATTTTACGACGTAGCATTTGCTTGCTGTTATCGCGGATCGTAGCAAATTTAGCTGATAAATCCATGCCGATCTACCAACCTATCAATCGAGAAATAAGCTTCGAATATCTAATACACCGAGGACTGGTGGATCTACCAAAAGATACTGAACAATGGGAGAATATCATGGCTCATGATCGAGGAAACAGAGCAATTGCATTGATGACGTTGGTTTACTATCACTTTCACGGAACCAGGGA GACCTATATGATATGCTTGAAATTGCTGATCGCGAGGACTGTCAATCTCCCTAAATCCGAGCAGACACCGGCGCAAATTTTAAAAGTTTTATGGTTTCTGTTTGCTGTCGCGTCCGTATCGCATCCATCACCGTGCTCGGAACAGGATTACGACAGAGCCGCGAAACGATTGGCAACTGCGTTGCAATATTCCAACCTGAACGACTGTTACACTCATCACATAGATCTGCTAAATTATTGCTTGAATTGCCCTGAATTCCCAAAGGATCTTCGAAACAGAGCGATGGACTTGTGGTTGGTCGAGTCTGATGGAGACATCAAACCGTTGCTGACCATAGATTGCGGGAAAGTTGTGCAACACTATCTAATG CTTGTCATACAAACTGGATATTCGGATAAGATAATCAACTTAGCGATGAAAGGAATTAGAGAGATGGTACGCCTGGATAATGCCAAGGAAATTGCAGAGATAGCTTGGCACATGTTGCCTAATCTTCTTTCTACTTATCAACCATCCAAAG ACGAGCAAGTGAAAGCCGTGTTAGAATTAAGCAACGTATCCATCCCGGACTCATTATCATGGATCATCAGGATTCGATGCGCAGAGAGTCTCATACCGATTATTCTACGCCGGGAAGCGGACTTGAAGCTAAGGACACTAGCAATATTGCAGTCGTACGCGTTGCTGGTCACGTCCGCGACGATTAAGCCATACACGA TTCTCGAGAAGTATTGCACGACGCCGAGCTTTTTGGAGGAGTTGCTCGTTCAAGGTTTCTCTTTAGAAACGCCAGAATTGTCCGCCGTGTGCTTGAAGCTTCTCGCGTTTATCGTACACTGTCAGGAGAAATCGTCGATACAG CGTGATAAGCCGGTGACGATTGACGTGCAGAGCTTAGCCGATTTGCTGTTAAATACGAGGAGGGCCGTGCACTCGTCGATCAATGGAATGCAACTCGCGCTGGAACTTTTAACTCAAAATATTGACGGATCGCCTGTCAGGCTGGACGAGATCCCCGCCGATCGGACCGAGGGTGTGATCAATCTTTACGAGACCCTTCATATCGTTCACGAAAGA AGTGACCCCACGCAAAGAGACATTGTGTACCAGTGCCTCCAAGGCGTCCTGAAATTTTGCCATAAGCACACGAAACTGCCGATGTACCATATCTGCACGTTGATGAGCAACTATGATATCGTATCTAGCATCCTGCAGACACGTGGCGTAACCTACCATTTTCTGGATTTCGTTTCAACCTGGCTCCGCTATCGCAGAAGATATTGCACCGATGAAGGACCATGGAACGCGAGATCTCTTTGCAAGACACCGTTTGAGGAGACTTTGGATCGGATCAAGAGCTACGTTAACACTGCAAACGATTCAAGAAACGACGCGGCGTTCTATAATCTTCTCTACGCG
- the LOC126864517 gene encoding uncharacterized protein LOC126864517 isoform X4, which produces MEPLFQLNIENIDILLVNTKERLMLHDEYSQITCIERISNLFKSGGAANTEAALSKLIKFDILSTIFELLQTSSDRLLPCILNFLDLVIVYRKFYESHVATDAMDSILKVTVCVAKSRCKETELLEKLISIIYDILHRAVEFHVNFDIVCVPRQVLMLLKSLILEDSWNQKIKFSSVTLLNLVLENVNAEDEWDDGVYELCHKALNLMKEIVEYSDDDVSISFAADALCAVCASVTRLCVAEDDSQGSFNKVSKLRATMLKTIRIMMMNTLVPYVKTAESNETDRVKFHRNLVTCLNNLYKLSSSCGRDNLSNHLTANGYLKYFLLLTTRLPEILRRSICLLLSRIVANLADKSMPIYQPINREISFEYLIHRGLVDLPKDTEQWENIMAHDRGNRAIALMTLVYYHFHGTRETYMICLKLLIARTVNLPKSEQTPAQILKVLWFLFAVASVSHPSPCSEQDYDRAAKRLATALQYSNLNDCYTHHIDLLNYCLNCPEFPKDLRNRAMDLWLVESDGDIKPLLTIDCGKVVQHYLMLVIQTGYSDKIINLAMKGIREMVRLDNAKEIAEIAWHMLPNLLSTYQPSKDEQVKAVLELSNVSIPDSLSWIIRIRCAESLIPIILRREADLKLRTLAILQSYALLVTSATIKPYTILEKYCTTPSFLEELLVQGFSLETPELSAVCLKLLAFIVHCQEKSSIQRDKPVTIDVQSLADLLLNTRRAVHSSINGMQLALELLTQNIDGSPVRLDEIPADRTEGVINLYETLHIVHERSDPTQRDIVYQCLQGVLKFCHKHTKLPMYHICTLMSNYDIVSSILQTRGVTYHFLDFVSTWLRYRRRYCTDEGPWNARSLCKTPFEETLDRIKSYVNTANDSRNDAAFYNLLYAILQLTRYYTSG; this is translated from the exons ATGGAACCTCTATTCCAGTTAAACATTGAGAATATCGATATTTTGCTCGTGAACACGAAAGAGAGGTTAATGCTGCACGATGAATATTCTCAG ATCACATGTATCGAACGAATATCCAACTTATTCAAAAGTGGTGGCGCTGCGAACACAGAAGCGGCTCTTTCAAAGTTGATCAAGTTCGACATACTCTCAACTATATTCGAACTTCTACAAACTTCCAGTGATCGTCTACTTCC ATGTATTCTCAATTTTCTGGACTTGGTAATCGTATATCGAAAGTTTTACGAAAGTCACGTAGCCACAGACGCCATGGACTCCATCTTGAAAGTTACAGTTTGCGTCGCAAAGTCTCGTTGCAAAGAAACCGAACTATTAGAGAAGCTTATTTCAATCATTTACGATATACTTCACAG AGCGGTAGAATTTCACGTGAATTTCGACATTGTTTGTGTACCACGGCAAGTACTGATGCTCTTGAAATCTTTGATCTTGGAAGATTCTTGGAATCAAAAGATAAAGTTCTCATCTGTTACGCTATTAAATCTTGTTCTTGAAAACGTTAACGCTGAAGACGAATGGGATGATGGGGTATATGAACTGTGCCACAAAGCTCTCAATTTAATGAAAGAGATCGTCGAGTATAGCGACGACGACGTCTCGATTTCGTTTGCTGCGGATGCATTGTGTGCTGTTTGCGCCTCTGTCACACG ATTATGCGTCGCGGAAGACGATAGTCAAGGATCGTTCAATAAAGTTTCGAAACTTAGAGCAACGATGCTGAAGACGATTCGCATCATGATGATGAACACGTTGGTACCTTACGTTAAG ACCGCGGAGTCAAACGAAACAGACAGGGTCAAATTCCATAGGAACCTCGTGACTTGTCTGAACAACCTTTACAAGCTGAGCAGTAGCTGCGGCCGCGACAACTTGTCAAACCACTTGACCGCCAACGGATATCTCAAGTACTTCTTGCTGTTAACTACCAGACTTCC AGAAATTTTACGACGTAGCATTTGCTTGCTGTTATCGCGGATCGTAGCAAATTTAGCTGATAAATCCATGCCGATCTACCAACCTATCAATCGAGAAATAAGCTTCGAATATCTAATACACCGAGGACTGGTGGATCTACCAAAAGATACTGAACAATGGGAGAATATCATGGCTCATGATCGAGGAAACAGAGCAATTGCATTGATGACGTTGGTTTACTATCACTTTCACGGAACCAGGGA GACCTATATGATATGCTTGAAATTGCTGATCGCGAGGACTGTCAATCTCCCTAAATCCGAGCAGACACCGGCGCAAATTTTAAAAGTTTTATGGTTTCTGTTTGCTGTCGCGTCCGTATCGCATCCATCACCGTGCTCGGAACAGGATTACGACAGAGCCGCGAAACGATTGGCAACTGCGTTGCAATATTCCAACCTGAACGACTGTTACACTCATCACATAGATCTGCTAAATTATTGCTTGAATTGCCCTGAATTCCCAAAGGATCTTCGAAACAGAGCGATGGACTTGTGGTTGGTCGAGTCTGATGGAGACATCAAACCGTTGCTGACCATAGATTGCGGGAAAGTTGTGCAACACTATCTAATG CTTGTCATACAAACTGGATATTCGGATAAGATAATCAACTTAGCGATGAAAGGAATTAGAGAGATGGTACGCCTGGATAATGCCAAGGAAATTGCAGAGATAGCTTGGCACATGTTGCCTAATCTTCTTTCTACTTATCAACCATCCAAAG ACGAGCAAGTGAAAGCCGTGTTAGAATTAAGCAACGTATCCATCCCGGACTCATTATCATGGATCATCAGGATTCGATGCGCAGAGAGTCTCATACCGATTATTCTACGCCGGGAAGCGGACTTGAAGCTAAGGACACTAGCAATATTGCAGTCGTACGCGTTGCTGGTCACGTCCGCGACGATTAAGCCATACACGA TTCTCGAGAAGTATTGCACGACGCCGAGCTTTTTGGAGGAGTTGCTCGTTCAAGGTTTCTCTTTAGAAACGCCAGAATTGTCCGCCGTGTGCTTGAAGCTTCTCGCGTTTATCGTACACTGTCAGGAGAAATCGTCGATACAG CGTGATAAGCCGGTGACGATTGACGTGCAGAGCTTAGCCGATTTGCTGTTAAATACGAGGAGGGCCGTGCACTCGTCGATCAATGGAATGCAACTCGCGCTGGAACTTTTAACTCAAAATATTGACGGATCGCCTGTCAGGCTGGACGAGATCCCCGCCGATCGGACCGAGGGTGTGATCAATCTTTACGAGACCCTTCATATCGTTCACGAAAGA AGTGACCCCACGCAAAGAGACATTGTGTACCAGTGCCTCCAAGGCGTCCTGAAATTTTGCCATAAGCACACGAAACTGCCGATGTACCATATCTGCACGTTGATGAGCAACTATGATATCGTATCTAGCATCCTGCAGACACGTGGCGTAACCTACCATTTTCTGGATTTCGTTTCAACCTGGCTCCGCTATCGCAGAAGATATTGCACCGATGAAGGACCATGGAACGCGAGATCTCTTTGCAAGACACCGTTTGAGGAGACTTTGGATCGGATCAAGAGCTACGTTAACACTGCAAACGATTCAAGAAACGACGCGGCGTTCTATAATCTTCTCTACGCG
- the LOC126864517 gene encoding uncharacterized protein LOC126864517 isoform X8 encodes MEPLFQLNIENIDILLVNTKERLMLHDEYSQITCIERISNLFKSGGAANTEAALSKLIKFDILSTIFELLQTSSDRLLPCILNFLDLVIVYRKFYESHVATDAMDSILKVTVCVAKSRCKETELLEKLISIIYDILHRAVEFHVNFDIVCVPRQVLMLLKSLILEDSWNQKIKFSSVTLLNLVLENVNAEDEWDDGVYELCHKALNLMKEIVEYSDDDVSISFAADALCAVCASVTRLCVAEDDSQGSFNKVSKLRATMLKTIRIMMMNTLVPYVKTAESNETDRVKFHRNLVTCLNNLYKLSSSCGRDNLSNHLTANGYLKYFLLLTTRLPEILRRSICLLLSRIVANLADKSMPIYQPINREISFEYLIHRGLVDLPKDTEQWENIMAHDRGNRAIALMTLVYYHFHGTRETYMICLKLLIARTVNLPKSEQTPAQILKVLWFLFAVASVSHPSPCSEQDYDRAAKRLATALQYSNLNDCYTHHIDLLNYCLNCPEFPKDLRNRAMDLWLVESDGDIKPLLTIDCGKVVQHYLMLVIQTGYSDKIINLAMKGIREMVRLDNAKEIAEIAWHMLPNLLSTYQPSKGFDAQRVSYRLFYAGKRT; translated from the exons ATGGAACCTCTATTCCAGTTAAACATTGAGAATATCGATATTTTGCTCGTGAACACGAAAGAGAGGTTAATGCTGCACGATGAATATTCTCAG ATCACATGTATCGAACGAATATCCAACTTATTCAAAAGTGGTGGCGCTGCGAACACAGAAGCGGCTCTTTCAAAGTTGATCAAGTTCGACATACTCTCAACTATATTCGAACTTCTACAAACTTCCAGTGATCGTCTACTTCC ATGTATTCTCAATTTTCTGGACTTGGTAATCGTATATCGAAAGTTTTACGAAAGTCACGTAGCCACAGACGCCATGGACTCCATCTTGAAAGTTACAGTTTGCGTCGCAAAGTCTCGTTGCAAAGAAACCGAACTATTAGAGAAGCTTATTTCAATCATTTACGATATACTTCACAG AGCGGTAGAATTTCACGTGAATTTCGACATTGTTTGTGTACCACGGCAAGTACTGATGCTCTTGAAATCTTTGATCTTGGAAGATTCTTGGAATCAAAAGATAAAGTTCTCATCTGTTACGCTATTAAATCTTGTTCTTGAAAACGTTAACGCTGAAGACGAATGGGATGATGGGGTATATGAACTGTGCCACAAAGCTCTCAATTTAATGAAAGAGATCGTCGAGTATAGCGACGACGACGTCTCGATTTCGTTTGCTGCGGATGCATTGTGTGCTGTTTGCGCCTCTGTCACACG ATTATGCGTCGCGGAAGACGATAGTCAAGGATCGTTCAATAAAGTTTCGAAACTTAGAGCAACGATGCTGAAGACGATTCGCATCATGATGATGAACACGTTGGTACCTTACGTTAAG ACCGCGGAGTCAAACGAAACAGACAGGGTCAAATTCCATAGGAACCTCGTGACTTGTCTGAACAACCTTTACAAGCTGAGCAGTAGCTGCGGCCGCGACAACTTGTCAAACCACTTGACCGCCAACGGATATCTCAAGTACTTCTTGCTGTTAACTACCAGACTTCC AGAAATTTTACGACGTAGCATTTGCTTGCTGTTATCGCGGATCGTAGCAAATTTAGCTGATAAATCCATGCCGATCTACCAACCTATCAATCGAGAAATAAGCTTCGAATATCTAATACACCGAGGACTGGTGGATCTACCAAAAGATACTGAACAATGGGAGAATATCATGGCTCATGATCGAGGAAACAGAGCAATTGCATTGATGACGTTGGTTTACTATCACTTTCACGGAACCAGGGA GACCTATATGATATGCTTGAAATTGCTGATCGCGAGGACTGTCAATCTCCCTAAATCCGAGCAGACACCGGCGCAAATTTTAAAAGTTTTATGGTTTCTGTTTGCTGTCGCGTCCGTATCGCATCCATCACCGTGCTCGGAACAGGATTACGACAGAGCCGCGAAACGATTGGCAACTGCGTTGCAATATTCCAACCTGAACGACTGTTACACTCATCACATAGATCTGCTAAATTATTGCTTGAATTGCCCTGAATTCCCAAAGGATCTTCGAAACAGAGCGATGGACTTGTGGTTGGTCGAGTCTGATGGAGACATCAAACCGTTGCTGACCATAGATTGCGGGAAAGTTGTGCAACACTATCTAATG CTTGTCATACAAACTGGATATTCGGATAAGATAATCAACTTAGCGATGAAAGGAATTAGAGAGATGGTACGCCTGGATAATGCCAAGGAAATTGCAGAGATAGCTTGGCACATGTTGCCTAATCTTCTTTCTACTTATCAACCATCCAAAG GATTCGATGCGCAGAGAGTCTCATACCGATTATTCTACGCCGGGAAGCGGACTTGA